A region of the Roseovarius nanhaiticus genome:
AGGACCGGCGCGCCAGCCAGCTCCATCTGCATCACGGCCTCTCCGACGGAAAGGGACGGGATCTGCGCCTCCATTTCGGCGACGATGATGGGCTGAAGGCTATCGGGCTCCGATTCCCCTGCTTCTGTTTCAGAGGCGAGGATATACGAGGAACCCCCGAAGAGTTCAACAGGCTGCGCGCGCTCCTTGTGATGGTCTTTCAACCGGCGCTTGTAGCGGCGCAACTGCTTTTCCATCTTCTCGCAGGACGCATCGAAGGCGGCGTAGATTTCATGCGCCTTGCCGGTCGCCTGCGCCGTCAAGCCGGTCGAAAGATGCACGATCACTTCACAGGCAAATTCGCTGGCACTTTTGGAAAAGACGACAGTCGCATTGGTCGGACGCTCGGCGTATTTCGCAACGGCCTCGCCCAGTTCGGTCCGCACATGGGTCTGCAGGGCTTCGCCGATGTCGATTTGCTTGCCAGTGATTTGATAGCGCATGGTCTCTCCTTCAAAAGGCGCACCCAGTCCGGCCCAAAGCGGTCATATGCCCCCTGGACGGTTGGAAAGGGCTGCTGAAAACAGATATTTCGTTAACGATTTCAACGCCAACTCAGAGCTCGGACGGCGTATGTCACTCAGAAACATCATACCTTAATTGACGCCCTTTCGACGGCGCTTGTCAATGAAGATCGCAGGCGCACTGGCGGAATCCGCCGCGCTATTTCACGAAATGCGAAAGTTCTCGCCCAGGTAGACGCGGCGCACGTTCTCGTTGCCCACCACTTCTTCGGGGGTGCCGGACATCAGCACCTTGCCGTCATGCAGGATATAGGCGCGGTCCACGATCTCGAGCGTTTCGCGGACGTTGTGATCCGTGATCAGCACGCCGATGCCGCGCTTTTTCAGGTCGGCGACAAGGTGCCGGATATCGCCCACGCTGATCGGATCCACCCCGGCAAAGGGTTCGTCCAGCAGAAGGTATTTGGGATTTGCGGCCAGGCAGCGCGCAATTTCCACGCGGCGCCGCTCACCGCCCGACAGGGCCAGCGCTGGCGCGCGGCGCAGATGCTCGACCGAGAACTCGGCCAAAAGCTCTTCCAGACGCTCGCGACGGGTATGCGCGTCACGGGTCGAGATATCGAGGATCGCCATGATATTGTCTTCGACCGACAGGCCGCGAAAGATCGACATCTCCTGTGGCAGATACCCGACGCCCATCTTGGCACGCCGGTACATCGGCAGGTTGGTCACATCGCGCCCGTCGATCATCACGTGGCCGCCTTCGGGATAGACGAGGCCTGCGATGGCGTAGAACGTGGTTGTCTTGCCCGAACCGTTCGGCCCCAACAGCGCGGCCACCTCGCCCTGGCGCAGGTGCAGCGACACGTCGCGGATAACGGTGCGCTTCTTGTAGCTTTTGCGCAGATTGCGCACGCTTAGCCCGCCATCCTCGGCGTTGCCGCCCTCGATATGCAGATCGGGCCGGTTCACTGGCGCGCCTCGGGTTGCAGAACGGTGCTCACACTGCCGTTCATGCGTGCAGTCCCGGCGACGGTATCCACGCTCATCCGGTCGGCGGTCAGCGCCGCGGGGCCTTGCACCAAGAGGACATCGCCCGCCATCTCGATCATGCCGGTCTGCACATCGTAATCCGCGCCGGCGGCTTCGGCGGCATCCTCGCCACTGACAAGGGTCACGCCGCCCGATGCCTCGAGCCGGGCGATCCCGGTGCCATCCGCAAGATAAACCACCAGAACGCGCGGCGCCGACAGCCGCATTTGACCCTGACCGACAACCACGTTCCCGGTAAAGATCGCCGTTCCGTCATTCTGGTTCACGTCAAGGTTCTGCGCCGTGACTTCGACCGGCAGGTCGCTGTCCTCGGCGGCACTGCCAAAGGCCACCTGCATGCCCTGCGCAAGGGACGCCGTGCCGAACGCCATCATGATCAGCAGTATCATGGCCTGAATAATGCGTGGCACGGTCGTCATTCCTTCGACTTTGGGGGGTTGTACACCAGCTTGACCCCGTCCGTGAACTGCAAATTCGCGGCGCCTGTCTCGGGGTCCGAAGTCAGGATCATTCGGCCCGCATCCAGCGCACCGGCTGGCCCGGTGCCGGTGATGGGCCCGGGCGTTTCGGCAAAGAGCGTGTCGAAGCGCGTGTCGATCGCATCGGTCCTGATGTCATAGCCGGTGGTCGTGATCACTTGCACGTCACCCTCCAGCCGAGCGGTCTTGCGGATCTGGCTCGCCTGCCCGCGCTGCCCGGTGATATCGACGACGCCTCCGCCATTAAGCCGCAAGGATGCCTTCGCTGTCTCTGCCAGCACCAATTCGCGATCCTCGGGGTCGGGCCGAACCGAGGCGGCACGAAACAGGATCTGCTCGCCGCCCGACGCGACGCCGGCAAAGCTGGGATTGGTCACCCCCTGATCATGTGCCCGCTGCGCCAGATCGACCTCCGCAAACGGAATCGTATCGCTGATATCGGCCTTGCGCGAAATCAGGAACACGGTCGACAACAGGCCCAGCGCGACAAGCGGCAGGATGATCTTGGCCCAGTTGACCAGACGCGTGTGAAGATTGTCGCCCCGGCGGATCAATGTGAAAAGATGTCCTGTTCGGGCCAACCAGCCAGATCGAGTGCGGCACGCGTCGGCAGGAAATCAAAGCAGGCCTGCGCCAGCTCCATCCGCCCCTCGCGCTCCAGCCGCTTGTTCAGCGCGTCGCGCAGGCGGTGCAGGTAAAGAACGTCCGACGCCGCATAATCCAGCTGCGCCTCGGTCAGTTGCGGCGCGCCCCAATCGCTGCTTTGCTGATGCTTCGAGATATCGACATTCAGCAACTCGGACAGCAGGTATTTCAGGCCATGCCGGTCCGTATAGGTGCGGATCAGCTTGCTGGCGATCTTGGTGCAATAGACCGGTGCGGTAACGGCGCCGAACGCATTTTGCATCGCGGCAATGTCGAAGCGGCCAAAGTGAAAGAGCTTGAGTACGTCGGGGTTGGTCAGCATCGCGCAAAGGTTCGGTGCCTCGGTCTGCCCCTTGGCCACTTGCACGAGATGCGCGTTGCCATCGCCACCCGACATCTGGATCACACACAGACGATCCCGATGCGGGTTCAGACCCATCGTTTCGCAATCGATGGCCACCACAGGGCCCAGGTCCAGCCCGTCTGGCAAATCGCCCTGGTAGAGGGTGTTGGTCATGCCTGTCTCCTATTCGCGTTTGCCACGGGGATATATAGGATCGGGCAGGCGGGCCACCAATATCTGGCGCCAAGCGGCGACCGGACGCCGAAATCCACACGGATTTCTGCCGGGAAAGCGCACGCTTTCCCCTTACCCCTCGCCTTCCACCTTGCCGCGCAGGGCTTTTTTCTCGCCCTGTACCTTCTTGGCCTTCAGGCGGCGCTTCTTGGACCCCAGCGTTGGCCGCGTCGGGATGCGTTTTTTGGGCTTTTCGCTCGCCTTGCGGATCAGCTCGATCAGGCGATCCCGCGCGATGTCGCGATTGCGGGCCTGATGGCGCGTCTCGTCGCACTGGATGATCAGCGTGCCGTCGGTCGTCCAGCGCCGCCCGGCCAGTCGCCGGAGCCGCCGCTTGACCGGATCGGGCAGGTTGGGCGAGCGCTCGGCCTCA
Encoded here:
- the arfB gene encoding alternative ribosome rescue aminoacyl-tRNA hydrolase ArfB; its protein translation is MLRITDTIAIEDWELTEQFVRASGPGGQNVNKTSSAVELRFEAERSPNLPDPVKRRLRRLAGRRWTTDGTLIIQCDETRHQARNRDIARDRLIELIRKASEKPKKRIPTRPTLGSKKRRLKAKKVQGEKKALRGKVEGEG
- the lptB gene encoding LPS export ABC transporter ATP-binding protein → MNRPDLHIEGGNAEDGGLSVRNLRKSYKKRTVIRDVSLHLRQGEVAALLGPNGSGKTTTFYAIAGLVYPEGGHVMIDGRDVTNLPMYRRAKMGVGYLPQEMSIFRGLSVEDNIMAILDISTRDAHTRRERLEELLAEFSVEHLRRAPALALSGGERRRVEIARCLAANPKYLLLDEPFAGVDPISVGDIRHLVADLKKRGIGVLITDHNVRETLEIVDRAYILHDGKVLMSGTPEEVVGNENVRRVYLGENFRIS
- a CDS encoding ribonuclease D encodes the protein MTNTLYQGDLPDGLDLGPVVAIDCETMGLNPHRDRLCVIQMSGGDGNAHLVQVAKGQTEAPNLCAMLTNPDVLKLFHFGRFDIAAMQNAFGAVTAPVYCTKIASKLIRTYTDRHGLKYLLSELLNVDISKHQQSSDWGAPQLTEAQLDYAASDVLYLHRLRDALNKRLEREGRMELAQACFDFLPTRAALDLAGWPEQDIFSH
- the lptC gene encoding LPS export ABC transporter periplasmic protein LptC yields the protein MIRRGDNLHTRLVNWAKIILPLVALGLLSTVFLISRKADISDTIPFAEVDLAQRAHDQGVTNPSFAGVASGGEQILFRAASVRPDPEDRELVLAETAKASLRLNGGGVVDITGQRGQASQIRKTARLEGDVQVITTTGYDIRTDAIDTRFDTLFAETPGPITGTGPAGALDAGRMILTSDPETGAANLQFTDGVKLVYNPPKSKE
- the hpf gene encoding ribosome hibernation-promoting factor, HPF/YfiA family, whose product is MRYQITGKQIDIGEALQTHVRTELGEAVAKYAERPTNATVVFSKSASEFACEVIVHLSTGLTAQATGKAHEIYAAFDASCEKMEKQLRRYKRRLKDHHKERAQPVELFGGSSYILASETEAGESEPDSLQPIIVAEMEAQIPSLSVGEAVMQMELAGAPVLVFRNEAKSGLNVVYRRDDGNIGWIDP
- a CDS encoding LptA/OstA family protein, which encodes MTTVPRIIQAMILLIMMAFGTASLAQGMQVAFGSAAEDSDLPVEVTAQNLDVNQNDGTAIFTGNVVVGQGQMRLSAPRVLVVYLADGTGIARLEASGGVTLVSGEDAAEAAGADYDVQTGMIEMAGDVLLVQGPAALTADRMSVDTVAGTARMNGSVSTVLQPEARQ